A portion of the uncultured Bacteroides sp. genome contains these proteins:
- a CDS encoding ferritin, producing the protein MITKKLQEAINGQIAVELWSANLYLSMSFYFEKEGYSGFSAWMKRQSQEETEHACAMANYVIKRGGEAKVDKIDVVPSGWGTPLEVFEHSYKHECHISKLIDDLVSVASAEKDNATQDFLWSFVREQVEEEATAQSIIDKIKKAGDAGIFFIDSQLGQRK; encoded by the coding sequence ATGATCACGAAAAAATTACAAGAAGCGATTAATGGACAGATCGCTGTTGAACTTTGGTCTGCCAATCTTTACTTATCTATGTCTTTCTATTTCGAGAAAGAAGGTTATAGCGGCTTTTCAGCATGGATGAAGAGACAGTCTCAAGAAGAGACAGAGCATGCTTGTGCCATGGCCAATTACGTGATTAAGCGTGGTGGTGAAGCAAAAGTGGATAAAATTGATGTTGTTCCTTCCGGATGGGGCACTCCGCTAGAAGTCTTTGAGCATTCTTACAAGCACGAATGTCACATATCAAAACTGATTGATGATTTAGTGAGCGTGGCTTCTGCCGAGAAGGATAATGCCACTCAAGATTTCTTGTGGAGTTTTGTTCGCGAACAAGTGGAAGAAGAAGCGACTGCACAAAGTATTATAGATAAGATCAAGAAAGCCGGTGACGCAGGTATCTTCTTCATCGACTCTCAGTTGGGACAAAGAAAATAG
- the lysA gene encoding diaminopimelate decarboxylase, which translates to MKGIFPVNKFRELRTPFYYYDTKVLRDTLACIKTAAAQYANYHVHYAVKANANPKVLSIIRESGLGADCVSGGEIRAAIKAGFPAERIVFAGVGKSDWEINLGLDYNIFCFNVESIPELEVINELAAAKGKVANVAFRINPNVGAHTHANITTGLAENKFGINMQDMDRVVDIALEMKNIKFLGLHFHIGSQILDMGDFVALCNRINELQEKLFARRIIVELINVGGGLGINYDHPDRQPIPEFQNYFVTYAEHLKLRPGQALHFELGRAVVGQCGSLITKALYMKQGTNKKFAILDAGMTDLIRPALYQAYHKIENITSDETVEAYDVVGPICESSDVFGKSIDLNKVKRGDLIALRSAGAYGEIMASGYNCRELPVGYTSDELV; encoded by the coding sequence ATGAAAGGTATATTTCCTGTTAATAAATTCCGTGAACTCCGTACACCTTTTTATTATTACGATACCAAGGTGTTGCGAGATACATTGGCATGCATAAAGACGGCTGCAGCACAGTATGCCAACTACCATGTGCACTATGCTGTCAAGGCCAATGCTAACCCCAAAGTCCTGAGCATCATCCGCGAAAGTGGGCTGGGTGCCGACTGTGTGAGTGGTGGCGAGATTCGCGCAGCCATTAAAGCCGGATTTCCTGCTGAAAGAATTGTTTTTGCCGGAGTAGGCAAATCCGATTGGGAGATTAATCTGGGGCTCGATTATAATATTTTTTGCTTTAACGTAGAGTCTATTCCCGAACTGGAGGTGATCAACGAATTGGCCGCTGCCAAAGGTAAAGTCGCCAATGTGGCCTTCCGTATTAACCCGAATGTAGGTGCGCATACACATGCCAACATAACGACCGGACTGGCCGAAAACAAGTTTGGCATCAATATGCAAGATATGGATCGTGTGGTCGACATCGCATTGGAGATGAAGAACATCAAATTTCTTGGCCTTCATTTTCATATTGGTTCGCAAATACTCGATATGGGCGACTTTGTAGCACTTTGCAACCGGATTAACGAATTGCAAGAGAAACTTTTTGCCCGTCGCATCATTGTAGAACTTATTAACGTAGGTGGAGGCTTAGGCATCAACTATGATCATCCCGACCGTCAACCTATTCCCGAATTCCAAAACTATTTTGTGACCTATGCCGAGCATTTGAAACTTCGTCCCGGACAAGCATTGCATTTCGAGTTGGGACGTGCCGTTGTGGGGCAGTGTGGCAGTCTTATCACCAAAGCACTTTACATGAAGCAAGGCACCAATAAGAAGTTCGCTATTCTTGATGCCGGCATGACCGATCTTATTCGTCCTGCCCTCTATCAAGCCTATCATAAAATAGAAAATATCACCTCTGATGAAACCGTTGAGGCGTATGATGTGGTAGGACCTATCTGCGAATCATCTGACGTCTTTGGCAAGTCCATCGATCTGAATAAAGTGAAGCGTGGCGATCTCATAGCTCTTCGCTCTGCCGGAGCCTATGGCGAAATTATGGCTTCCGGTTATAACTGCCGCGAATTGCCTGTAGGCTATACATCGGACGAATTGGTGTAA
- a CDS encoding DUF2721 domain-containing protein, with the protein MEELTLTTPALLFSAVSLILLAYTNRFLSYAQLVRLLKDRYEENPSAVAAAQIANLRKRLYLTRTMQELGIGSLFLCVVSMFLIYVGLLTLSAYVFGLALLLLIGSLGVSLREIQISTHALELHLGTMEGKKES; encoded by the coding sequence ATGGAAGAATTGACTCTAACCACTCCTGCCCTGCTTTTTTCTGCCGTTTCACTGATTCTGCTCGCGTATACAAATCGTTTCCTGTCTTACGCACAGTTAGTGCGCCTTCTCAAAGACCGGTATGAGGAGAATCCGTCTGCCGTAGCTGCAGCACAAATAGCCAATCTGCGCAAACGTCTTTATCTCACGCGCACCATGCAAGAGCTAGGCATAGGCAGTTTGTTTCTCTGCGTAGTAAGCATGTTTCTTATCTATGTCGGCCTACTCACCCTATCGGCCTACGTCTTTGGCTTGGCACTACTTCTTCTTATTGGTTCGCTAGGGGTTTCCTTACGCGAAATACAGATTTCCACCCACGCATTAGAACTTCATTTAGGCACAATGGAAGGGAAAAAAGAATCTTGA
- a CDS encoding aspartate kinase — protein sequence MKVLKFGGTSVGSAQRMKEVAKLITDGEKKIVVLSAMSGTTNTLVEISDYLYKKNPEGANEIINKLEVKYKKHIDELFATAEYKQKGLEVVKSHFDYIRSYTKDLFTLFEEKVVLAQGELISTALVNFYLQESGVKSVMLPALEYMRTDKNAEPDPVYIKDKLLAQLDLYPEAEIYITQGFICRNAYGEIDNLQRGGSDYTASLIGAAVDASEIQIWTDIDGMHNNDPRVVDKTSPVRQLHFEEAAELAYFGAKILHPTCIQPAKYANIPVRLLNTLDPTAPGTLICNETEKEKIKAVAAKDNITAIKIKSSRMLLAHGFLRKVFEIFESYQTPIDMICTSEVGVSVSVDNTKHLNEILDDLKKYGTVTVDKDMCIICVVGDLDWENVGFEAKALDAMRNIPVRMISFGGSNYNISFLIRECDKKIALQSLSDMLFNGK from the coding sequence ATGAAAGTTTTAAAGTTTGGAGGAACTTCTGTAGGCTCTGCTCAAAGAATGAAAGAAGTGGCCAAATTGATTACCGATGGTGAAAAGAAAATTGTTGTTCTCTCGGCTATGTCGGGCACAACAAATACATTGGTAGAGATTTCCGACTATCTGTACAAGAAGAATCCGGAAGGTGCTAACGAGATAATCAATAAGCTGGAAGTTAAGTACAAAAAGCATATTGATGAACTTTTTGCCACTGCGGAGTATAAACAGAAAGGCCTGGAGGTTGTAAAATCTCATTTTGACTACATCCGTTCATACACCAAGGATCTTTTCACACTGTTCGAAGAGAAGGTGGTGCTGGCACAAGGAGAACTTATCTCTACTGCGCTGGTAAACTTCTACTTGCAAGAGAGCGGAGTGAAGTCTGTGATGCTTCCGGCTTTGGAATACATGCGTACTGATAAAAATGCGGAACCCGACCCTGTGTATATCAAAGATAAACTGTTGGCACAGCTCGATCTGTATCCTGAAGCGGAGATATACATCACTCAAGGTTTCATCTGCCGCAATGCTTATGGTGAAATAGACAACTTGCAACGCGGTGGTAGCGATTACACAGCTTCGCTTATCGGTGCAGCTGTAGATGCTTCGGAGATTCAGATCTGGACAGATATAGATGGCATGCACAATAACGATCCTCGTGTGGTTGATAAAACATCACCTGTTCGTCAGTTGCATTTTGAAGAAGCTGCTGAACTAGCTTATTTCGGTGCCAAGATTTTGCATCCTACCTGCATTCAGCCGGCTAAGTATGCCAACATACCTGTTCGCCTGCTCAATACTTTGGATCCCACAGCTCCGGGTACCCTTATCTGTAACGAAACGGAGAAAGAGAAAATAAAAGCGGTAGCTGCTAAAGACAATATCACAGCGATCAAAATAAAGTCGAGCCGCATGTTGCTGGCTCACGGCTTCTTGCGCAAAGTGTTTGAGATATTCGAGAGCTATCAGACTCCTATCGACATGATTTGTACCTCAGAAGTCGGAGTGTCTGTCTCTGTAGACAACACAAAGCATCTGAATGAGATTCTGGACGACCTGAAGAAGTATGGTACGGTAACCGTCGATAAGGATATGTGCATCATTTGCGTGGTGGGCGACCTGGATTGGGAAAACGTAGGTTTTGAAGCCAAAGCACTCGATGCCATGCGTAACATCCCTGTGCGTATGATCTCTTTTGGTGGTAGCAACTACAACATCTCCTTCCTCATTCGTGAATGTGATAAGAAGATAGCCTTGCAATCGCTGAGCGACATGCTGTTCAACGGTAAATAA
- a CDS encoding DUF5723 family protein, with protein sequence MNKFSLKKTPKRSLLFLFLIVATSSSFAQYLRTSYFMDNANSRLQLNPAFQPTRGYVNLPVIGSFQASASSNTMGVNDVVDIFNSKEDFWDNDKFFNQLKTDNKANVNINTNIISFGFYKGKGFWSANIGIRSDINASIPKTMMDYLHDVNNKSIDFTENYTIYNEKMNATAYTEIGVGYSRKIIKKLTLGAKVKMLLGIANVNMDMQELSIKENLTFAEVTSRGTLNTSMKGVAVKTETGDDRKEYVEKVDFDKAGVAGYGMGIDFGATYQLMDYLSLSASLIDLGFISWSKNSTTTATANQKRTIEYKGYATASDGDLLDLGYMGYAVDAPESKTTSLASTLVFGGEYSFFEKMLGIGVLSTTHFCEPETISELTFSANYRPKSWFNIALSYSTMQNDRKTFGLGLKVGPVFVGTDYLFLGNGSETRNANAYLGITLPLGRSKHASHNN encoded by the coding sequence ATGAATAAATTTAGTCTAAAAAAAACGCCAAAGAGAAGTTTACTCTTCCTATTTCTGATCGTTGCTACTTCCAGCAGCTTCGCTCAATATCTACGTACCTCCTATTTTATGGATAATGCGAACAGCCGTTTACAACTAAATCCGGCTTTTCAACCTACGCGCGGATATGTGAACCTTCCTGTTATCGGTTCGTTTCAAGCAAGTGCTTCTTCCAATACAATGGGAGTAAATGATGTAGTTGACATTTTCAATTCCAAGGAAGATTTTTGGGATAACGACAAGTTTTTCAATCAACTAAAAACAGACAATAAAGCCAATGTCAACATCAACACCAATATCATTTCATTCGGCTTCTATAAAGGAAAAGGATTTTGGTCGGCCAATATCGGAATTCGCAGCGACATCAACGCCTCTATACCCAAAACGATGATGGATTATCTTCATGACGTTAACAACAAAAGCATCGATTTTACAGAAAATTATACCATATACAATGAAAAGATGAATGCCACTGCCTACACTGAAATAGGAGTTGGCTATTCTCGAAAAATCATCAAAAAACTTACTTTAGGTGCCAAAGTAAAAATGTTACTAGGGATTGCCAATGTAAACATGGACATGCAAGAGTTGAGCATAAAAGAAAACCTCACATTTGCAGAAGTTACAAGCCGTGGCACATTAAATACATCGATGAAGGGTGTGGCTGTTAAAACAGAGACCGGCGATGACAGAAAAGAATATGTAGAAAAAGTTGATTTTGACAAGGCAGGTGTGGCCGGCTATGGTATGGGGATTGACTTTGGTGCTACTTATCAGTTGATGGACTATCTCAGTTTATCAGCTTCTCTCATTGACTTGGGATTCATTTCTTGGTCAAAGAACTCCACTACAACAGCCACAGCCAATCAGAAACGTACGATTGAGTACAAAGGATATGCGACTGCTTCTGATGGAGATCTATTAGACTTGGGTTATATGGGATATGCCGTTGATGCCCCAGAATCAAAAACCACCTCTCTGGCATCAACGTTGGTTTTTGGAGGAGAATATTCCTTCTTCGAAAAGATGCTGGGAATCGGAGTATTATCCACCACACATTTCTGCGAGCCTGAAACAATTTCAGAATTAACCTTCTCTGCCAATTATCGACCTAAAAGCTGGTTTAACATTGCGCTTAGCTATTCTACCATGCAAAATGATAGAAAAACATTCGGATTGGGACTCAAAGTCGGTCCTGTCTTCGTAGGCACAGATTATCTGTTTTTGGGGAACGGTTCAGAAACCAGAAATGCAAATGCATACTTGGGCATCACCCTCCCTCTGGGTAGAAGTAAACATGCTTCTCACAACAATTAA